From Haloglomus litoreum, the proteins below share one genomic window:
- a CDS encoding PadR family transcriptional regulator, with protein sequence MYDLTGFQRDLLYVIAGREEPHGLAIKEELEDYYEKEIHHGRLYPNLDTLVEKGLVEKGQHDRRTNYYTLTRRGRREIDARREWEEQYLD encoded by the coding sequence CAGCGAGACCTCCTCTACGTCATCGCGGGCCGCGAGGAGCCGCACGGCCTCGCGATCAAGGAGGAGCTGGAGGACTACTACGAGAAGGAGATCCACCATGGCCGGCTCTACCCCAACCTCGACACGCTGGTCGAGAAGGGGCTGGTGGAGAAGGGCCAGCACGACCGCCGGACGAACTACTACACGCTGACACGACGGGGTCGGCGCGAGATCGACGCGCGCCGGGAGTGGGAGGAACAGTACCTCGATTGA
- a CDS encoding GNAT family N-acetyltransferase, whose translation MQVREATPADESAIRSIAKRSMEASYSLSPGAIEEAITRWYSSETFTEKLEDDDVLFLVVDDGVEVVGFSESEIVDEYGDINWLHVDPMHRGESIGGDLFRETRRALRDRGAETIRGRVLSDNTEGNKFYERQGLVKSGEGRVELDGPTFVENVYTDAETEDLEAITTPDGDEVYIDHLDTDRGSKGAFHTVYTDEERENKWGFYCGNCESFITSMDTMGRMECDGCGNQRKPTRWDAAYM comes from the coding sequence ATGCAGGTCAGAGAGGCGACACCGGCAGACGAGTCGGCCATCCGGTCGATCGCGAAGCGGTCGATGGAGGCGTCCTACTCCCTCTCCCCGGGTGCCATCGAGGAGGCGATCACACGGTGGTACTCCAGCGAGACGTTCACCGAGAAGCTGGAGGACGACGACGTGCTGTTCCTGGTCGTCGACGACGGTGTGGAGGTGGTCGGCTTCTCCGAGAGCGAGATCGTCGACGAGTACGGCGACATCAACTGGCTCCATGTCGACCCCATGCACCGCGGCGAGAGCATCGGGGGGGACCTGTTCCGCGAGACCCGGCGCGCGCTCCGTGACCGCGGCGCCGAGACCATCCGCGGGCGCGTCCTCTCGGACAACACGGAGGGGAACAAGTTCTACGAGCGCCAGGGGCTGGTCAAGAGCGGCGAGGGCCGGGTCGAACTCGACGGGCCGACCTTCGTCGAGAACGTCTACACGGACGCCGAGACCGAGGACCTCGAGGCTATCACGACACCGGACGGCGACGAGGTGTACATCGACCACCTCGACACCGACCGTGGCTCGAAGGGCGCGTTCCACACGGTCTACACGGACGAGGAGCGCGAGAACAAGTGGGGGTTCTACTGCGGCAACTGCGAGTCGTTCATCACCTCGATGGACACGATGGGCCGGATGGAGTGCGACGGGTGCGGGAACCAGCGCAAGCCGACGCGCTGGGACGCGGCCTACATGTAG